One Dehalococcoidales bacterium genomic window carries:
- a CDS encoding tyrosine-type recombinase/integrase, which translates to MTKAYLEPQDVEKLEQAAEYLRDRLLIRLLFRLGCRISEALGITVDDIDFGESTVTIKHLKERVRLSCPRCGARLARAHRFCSVCGFDVDQALSQVREQRRFRTLPVDAETLGMLKEYVGRKGPRSRGGRLLLFGINRHRAWQIVRHCAERAGLPRLKNAESGKVHGVSPHRLRDAFAVHAVKINDSGDGIRMLQEHLGHQSIATTMRYRKVSGEEQRQWFDKLWEENKAKGERNGKA; encoded by the coding sequence ATGACCAAAGCTTATCTTGAACCTCAAGATGTAGAAAAACTGGAGCAGGCCGCCGAATATCTGCGGGACCGGCTGCTCATTCGGCTTTTGTTTCGGCTGGGCTGCCGTATTTCCGAGGCGCTGGGAATAACGGTCGATGACATTGATTTTGGCGAGAGCACGGTTACTATCAAGCACCTTAAGGAGAGGGTGAGGCTTTCCTGCCCGCGCTGCGGCGCAAGACTGGCCCGGGCGCACCGGTTCTGCTCCGTTTGTGGATTTGATGTCGACCAGGCCCTTTCCCAGGTTCGGGAACAGCGGCGCTTTCGCACTCTGCCGGTTGATGCCGAAACCCTGGGGATGCTTAAGGAATACGTAGGCCGTAAAGGGCCTCGTTCCAGAGGGGGCCGGCTTCTCCTCTTCGGTATTAACCGCCACCGGGCCTGGCAGATAGTGCGGCATTGTGCCGAAAGGGCCGGGCTCCCCAGGCTCAAGAATGCTGAGTCGGGTAAGGTACACGGCGTGAGTCCGCACCGGCTGCGAGACGCCTTCGCCGTCCATGCCGTGAAAATCAATGACAGCGGCGACGGGATCCGGATGCTGCAGGAGCACCTGGGCCATCAGAGCATCGCCACTACCATGAGATACCGTAAGGTCTCCGGAGAGGAGCAGAGACAGTGGTTCGATAAGCTATGGGAGGAGAATAAAGCGAAAGGAGAGAGAAATGGTAAAGCGTGA